One window of the Sphaerochaeta associata genome contains the following:
- a CDS encoding class II fructose-bisphosphate aldolase — MTSYKELGLVNTRDMFAKAVKGGYAIPAYNFNNMEQLQAIIQACVATKSPVILQVSKGARDYANINLLRNMARGAGEYAKELGCEIPIVLHLDHGDSFETCKECIDNGFSSVMIDGSHFPYEENVALTKKVVEYAHAHDVTVEGELGVLAGIEDEVSSAVSHYTKPEEVVDFVSRTGVDSLAISIGTSHGANKFVPSQCTRNVDGVLIPPPLRFDILEDIEKQLPGFPIVLHGSSSVPVEYVNMILQFGGKLKDSVGIPEEQLRKAAKSAVCKINIDSDGRLAMTAVIRKVLAEKPGEFDPRKYLGPAREELKKMYMHKNINVLGSANQA, encoded by the coding sequence ATGACATCCTATAAGGAACTCGGTCTGGTGAATACCAGAGACATGTTTGCTAAAGCAGTCAAGGGCGGTTATGCCATTCCTGCCTATAATTTCAACAATATGGAACAGCTTCAGGCTATCATCCAGGCTTGTGTCGCCACCAAGAGCCCCGTTATTCTTCAGGTCTCCAAGGGTGCCCGCGACTATGCCAACATCAATCTGCTGAGAAATATGGCTCGTGGAGCCGGTGAGTACGCCAAGGAACTCGGCTGTGAAATTCCCATCGTCCTGCACCTCGACCACGGCGACAGCTTTGAAACGTGCAAAGAGTGCATCGACAATGGATTCAGCTCCGTCATGATCGACGGCTCCCACTTCCCCTATGAAGAGAACGTTGCCCTGACCAAAAAGGTCGTTGAATACGCACACGCCCACGACGTAACGGTTGAAGGCGAACTTGGTGTCCTTGCCGGCATCGAGGATGAGGTCAGCAGCGCAGTAAGCCACTACACCAAGCCTGAGGAAGTCGTGGACTTCGTCTCCCGCACCGGTGTAGACTCCCTGGCCATTTCCATCGGGACCAGCCATGGAGCGAACAAGTTCGTCCCATCCCAGTGCACCCGCAACGTCGATGGCGTTCTCATTCCACCTCCGCTGCGCTTCGACATCCTCGAGGATATCGAAAAGCAGTTGCCCGGCTTCCCCATTGTCCTGCATGGATCCTCCTCTGTTCCCGTCGAGTATGTGAACATGATTCTTCAGTTCGGTGGCAAGCTCAAGGACAGCGTAGGCATTCCTGAGGAGCAGCTTCGCAAGGCTGCCAAGAGCGCGGTATGCAAAATCAACATCGACAGCGACGGCAGACTTGCCATGACGGCGGTCATCCGCAAGGTGCTTGCAGAGAAACCCGGCGAGTTCGACCCCC